The region GTCTCCGTCGAGCTCGACCCAAGCGCCCCGCCCCCCGCGCTCTCCTCCACCGGCGGATTGCAGATCGAGACGGCGCCCCTGGCGATCGGCGGCACCGGGGAGACGAACTGGAGGGTGCGCGCGGTCGCGCAGGGCGCGCAGGCGGTCACGGTCGCCGTCGGCGAGGAGACGCTCGCCCTCCCCGTCGCGGTCGGCGGGGCGGCGCGGCCGCTCTGCCGCCGGCGGCTTCGGTCCCCCGTGCGGCAGGGGCTTCTCTGCCCCGCGGGCGATCCGATACCCCGCGGGAGCGCGGTGCGGGCGGTGCGGGTCTCCTACCCCCCCGAGCGGGTCCGCCTGGCGGGGATGCGCCTGCACTGGAGCGCCTCCTTTTTCGTGCTCGCCCTCGCCTTCGGCCTGCTTCTGAAAAGGCCGTTCGGAGTTGATTTCTGACCTCGGGGCGGCTATACTGTCGCTCTCCAAACAGTGCGCCCGGCAACAAAAGGACGACCATTGGACCACCTCTCTGAACTCGAGCACAAGACGATCTATGTCGTGCGGGAGGCGTACAGCCGCTTCCGCAACATCGGGATGCTCTGGTCGATCGGCAAGGACTCGACCTCGCTCCTCTGGATCTGCCGCAAGGCGTTCTTCGGGAAGGTCCCGTTCCCGGTCATCCACATCGACACCGGCCACAAGTTCAAGGAGATCTACGCATTCCGGGACCGCTACGCGAAGGAGTGGGGGCTCGACCTGCGGGTCGCGAAAAACGACGCGGCGCTCGCCGCCGGGATGGGGCCCGACAAGGGGGCGAAGCTCGACTGCTGCCATGCCCTCAAGACGCAGGCCCTGAAGGAGTTCATCGCCCGCGAGAAGCTCGACGCCATCCTCCTCGGCATCCGCCGCGACGAGCACGGCATCCGGGCCAAGGAGCGCTACTTCTCGCCGCGCGACGAGAAGTTCGAGTGGGACTACCAGAACCAGCCCCCCGAGCTCTGGGACCAGTTCAAGTCCAGCAGCGAGGGGCACCACCACCTCCGCGTGCATCCGATCCTCCACATGACCGAGACCGACATCTGGCGTTACGTTCGGCGGGAGGGGATGCCGGTGGTCGACCTGTATTTCGCCAAGGGGGGGAGGCGCTACCGCTCGATCGGCTGCGCCTGCTGCTGCGCGACCGTGGAGTCGGACGCGGAGACCGTCGACGCCGTCATCCGCGAGATAGAGACGACGAACGTCTCCGAGCGTTCGGGGCGGGCGCAGGACAAGGAAGACGCGTACACGATGCAGAAGCTGCGGGCGCTCGGCTACATGTGAACGGCGGGCGGCGAAAGGGAGATCGATGGCGCAGACACGCGGGCGCGAGAACATGAAGATCGTCATCGTGGGCCATATGGACCACGGCAAGTCCACCCTCATCGGGCGGCTCCTCTACGATACCCGTTCGCTCTCCCCCGACCGGATGGAGGTCATCCGGAAGACGTGCGAGGAGATGGGGAAGCCGGTCGAGTTCGCCTTCGTGATGGACCACCTCCGCGAGGAGCGGGAGCGGGGGATGACGATCGACACCGCCCAGACCTTCTTCCACACCGCGCGCCGCGACTACGTGATCATCGACGCCCCCGGGCACAAGGAGTTCATGAAGAACATGATCACCGGGGCGAGCCAGGCCGAGACGTCCATCCTCATCGTGGATGTGCATGAAGGGGTGATGGAGCAGACGCGGCGGCACGCCTATGTGCTCGGGATGCTCAACCTGAGGAAGAACATCCTGGTCCTGAACAAGATGGACCTCGTCGGTTACGACAAGGCGGCGTTCGAGCGCGTGCGCGGCGAGATCGCCGCCTTCCTCAAACGTCTGGGGATCGCCCCCTCGTTCGTCATTCCGGTCTCGGGGACCGGCGGGGACAACTTCGCCTCCCCCTCCGGGAAGATGCCCTGGTACAAGGGGCCGACGCTCATCGACGCCCTCGACACCCTCGAAAAGGACCGGGACCTCAGGGAGAAGCCGCTCCGGATGCCCGTGCAGGACGTTTACGAGCGGGAGGCGGGGCGCATCGTCGCGGGCAGGATCGAATCCGGCTCGCTTCGCGAGGGGGACGCGGTGAGGATCTTCCCCGGGGAGGAGCGGGCGACCGTGGCGAAGGTTCTCGAGTTCGGCGCGACGCGCGCCTCCGCGGAGGCGGGGGAGTGCATCGGCGTGCTGCTCTCGGGGGGGGCGGCGCCGCGGCGCGGCGATCTCCTGGGAGCCCTCGGCGACCCCCCGCGCCTCGGTACGGCGGTCAGCGCGAACCTGTTCTGGATGGCCGCGGAGGCGTGCGCGGCAGGCGAGAGGCTCACGTTGCGCCTTGGAACGCAGGAGACGCCCTGCAGGATCGAAACGATCGGGAAGAGGATCGACTCCTCGACGCTCGACGTCATCGAGGAGAACGCCCGCGCGCTCGAAGAGACCGAGGTGGGCGAGGTCCTGGTCCGCACCGAACGCCCGGTCGCCTTCGAGCTCTTCAGCGACATCCCCGAATTGGGCCGTTTCGTCCTCGAGAGGGGGAACGACATCGTCGCCGGGGGGATCATCACCCGTCCCGGCCCCTGATCCAAAGGAGACCGGAATGCCTCCCCGCCCGCGCGCGGTCATCGTCGGCCTCGACGGCGTACCCCACCGGCTCATCGAGCGGTACGCCTCCGACGGGACGATGCCGAACCTCGGGGCGATACTCGCGACCGGGACGCTCCGGAGGATGGCCTCCTCCATCCCGGAGATCTCCTGTGTCGCCTGGAGCACGATCATCACCGGCAGGAACCCGGGCGTTCACGGCATCTACGGGTTCATGAACCTGCGGCCGGGCACCTACCAGTTCTCGTTTCCCGCGTTCGGAGACCTGAAGGCGCCTCCGTTCTGGGAGGAGATGCCGGACACGCGGGCCGCGATCGTCAACATCCCGGGCACCTATCCCGCGCGCACCATGAACGGGGTTACCGTGTCGGGTTTCGTAGCCCTCGACCTCGCGCGGGCGACATATCCGAAACACCTCATCCCGGAGCTCGAGCGGCTCGGCTACCGGATCGACGTGGACGCGGCCAAGGGCCACTCCGACATCGACGCCTTCCTGCGCGACCTCGACGCGACGCTCGAGGCGAGGATCCGGGCGGCCCGCTTCCTGCTCGCACGGGAGCGCTGGGATATCTTCTTCCTCGCCTTCACCGGGACCGACCGGCTCTCCCATTTCCTCTTCGAGGCGTTCGAGAACGACGCCCACCCCCGCGCCGGCGCCTTCCGGGCGCACTTCAAACGGATCGACGGCTATCTCGGCGAGCTGTACGAGACAGTCGGGGCCGACGATCTCCTTGTGCTGCTCTCCGACCACGGCTTCGACCTCGTCGAGACGGAGATCAACGTCAACAGGGCCCTCGCCGACGCCGGCTTTCTGAAGATCGCGAGCCCGACACGGGATTCGTTCGAAGGGGTGGGGGAGGGGAGCCGGGCGTTCGCCCTCGATCCCGCGCGGATTTATGTCAACCTCCGGGGGCGGTACCCGCGCGGATGCGTCGATCCCGGCGACCGGGAGCGCGTCGCCCGGGACGTCGCCGGCGCCCTCCAGGATCTCTCGGTGAACGGGAGGCCGGTGATCCGCAGCGTCTTCTCGAGAGAGGAGCTCTATGCGGGGAGCCGGATCGCCGAGGCCCCCGATCTCGTGCTCCTGCCCCGGCGGGGGTTCGATCTGAAGGGGCGCCTCGCCGCACCGGCGCTGGTCTCCAGGGGCGTCTTCACCGGGATGCACACGCACGACGACGCGTTCCTCTTCGTGCGATCCTCGGCCATCCCGCCGTCGGAGATCCCCGCCGCGCCGTGGGTCGGGGATGTGCGCGCCCTCGTCGAGCGCGGGCTCGCCGGCTAGTGCCGCCGTTTCGGGCGCCTCCGCTTCGTCATCGTGCCCCCCGCCTGTCGAGGAGGAAGGGCGCCGTGCGCCGGATGGGTCGATCCCGGGGCGGGGGAGCGGATCGCCCTCAGGCCATCTGACCGATCACGGCGGCCGGCCGTTCTGCTACAATACCCCTTTGCAGCCGGATGCCGCGGCGCTGAAAGGAAGGCAGGATGAACGCGAACAAGCGGCTCTACTCGATCAGCCCCTCCGGGGCTAAATTCCCGCTGCCCCGTCCGGAGGAGTACCCCAGGGAGTTCGCCCGGGTGAAGAAACTCGCCGCGGCCCACCGAAAGGAGAAGCGGGAGGTCGTGGTGGTGATGGGGGTCGGGTTCGTCGGCGCCGTGATGGCGGCGATCGTCGCGGACAGCAGGGGGAAGGGCGGCAGGCCGTCGAAGTTCGTGATCGGGATGCAGCGCCCGAGCGTCCGCTCCTACTGGAAGATACCGCTCCTCAACCGCGGCGTCCCCCCGGTGGAGGCGGAGGACCCCGAGGTGGCGCGGATCATCCGCCGCTGCGTCCTCGAGACGAAGACCCTTGTCGCGACCTGGGTCTACGACGTGCTCTCCCTCGCCGACGTGGTCGTCGTGGACGTCCAGTGCGACTACGCCAAGTACGCCCTCGGCGACGTGCGCAAGGGGTGGGCCGACATCGCCGCCCTCGAGGAGTCGCTGGAGATCATCGCCCGGCATATCCGGCCGGAGACGCTGGTCCTCATCGAGACGACCGTGCCCCCCGGGACGACCGAGCAGGTGGCGTACCCGATCATGCGGAAAACGTTCCGGAAGCGCGGCATCGCCTCCGATCCGCTCCTCGCCCACAGCTACGAGCGGGTGATGCCGGGGAAGGAGTACGTCGCCAGCATCCGCGACTTCTGGCGCGTCTGCAGCGGGATCAATCCCCGGGCCCGGGAACGGGTGGTGCGGTTCTTGAACGAAATCCTGAACACGAAGCGGTACCCGCTCACCGTCCTGGACCGTCCGATCGAGTCGGAGACCGCGAAGATCGTCGAGAACAGCTACCGCGCCGCCTGCCTCGCGTTCCTCGACGAGTGGAGTCTCTTCGCCGAGCGGAACGGCGTGGACCTGGTCAAGGTGATCAACGCGATCAAGGTGCGCCCCACGCACTCCAACATCATCTTCCCGGGCCCCGGCATCGGCGGCTACTGCCTGCCGAAGGACGGCGGGCTCGGGATGTGGGCCTACCGGCATATCCTGGGCTTCGAGGACGAGATCTTCAAGATCACCCCGCTCGCCATCGACATCAACGACACGCGAGGCCTCCATGCGGCCCAGATCACGCGGGACGCCCTGCGGAACATGAACCGCCCGGTCGCCGCGGCGGAGATCCTGCTCCTCGGCGCCTCGTATCGCGAGGACGTCGGCGACACCCGCTACAGCGGGTCCGAGATCATTGCGCGGCGCCTCTCGGAGATGGGGGCGGAGATCAGGGTCCATGACCCGTACGTGCGGTCGTGGCCGGAGCTGGAGAAGCAGGAGTCGTACCCCGGGAAGGGGCACGGGAAGAAGGGGTTCTTCCGCGGGCAAAACCGGCTCGCGGAGGTGCGGGTCTGCAGCGACCTCGAGAAGGGGCTCTCCGGCGCGGACGCGGTGATCTTCGCCGTCCGGCACGCGCCGTATCTGCGCCTCGATCCCGACGAGGTGGTCCGCATGATCGGGGGGGCCGCCGCGATCATCGACTGCTTCGGCATGCTCGACGACGCGAAGATCAAGCGGTACTTCGAGCTCGGCTGCGAGGTGAAGGGGCTGGGGCGCGGGCATATCCAGCGGATCAAGGACGAGGTGCGGAGGGAGCGGCGGTAGGCTTGCGAAGTCAGCGACCGGGGTGCGGCGGCGGGGCAGCCGTCTTCCCGCAGACCTCCCGCGCGACGAAGCGCGCCAGGGAGCCGCAGATGCTCTGCGCCACGTCGTCGGGAACCCCCTCCGGCGTTCTCGATTTGAACCGCATGTCGCACTGGTCGTTGACATAGTCGACCGAGACCCACCGCATCGAATCGGTCAGGGCGATCTCGGTCGAGAAGAAGTTCAACCGCGCGATCGCGCGGATCTCGCGCGTGATCGCCTCCATCCTCCCCAGCCCCCATCGCGCCGCCTCGTCCGTCGTCACCCGTTCGTAGATGTGCCGTTGCGGGTCCCACCAGCAGAGCAGGGTGTCACCCCCGGCGTAGTAGGCGCGGAACCAGGCCTTCCTCCCCTCGATGAGCCTCGGGACGATATTCTCCTGGACGAGGATCCGGTCGTGCCTGAACTCCATCCGCGCCGCCTGCACCTCCGCGAGGGAACGCGCGCCCACCAGGACCCCGAGGCCGCCGCCTCCGTGCGCGGGCTTGACGATGAACGGAACCCCCAGCTCCCCGAGGACGGGGAGCGCCTCCGCGGGGTCGTCGTCCCTGAAGACCGGCAGGATGATTGTGCGGGGGACGTCGATGCCGCGGATCGAGAACTCGTGGTGCATCGCGGCCTTGTCGATCGCCCGCTCGACGTCGGGGAGCGGGTTCACGCAGAGCGTCTCCGTGTTTCCGAGCGCGGCGGCGAGCGGGACGAAAGCGGGGTTCGTGTCGGAGGCGCGGTCGAAGAACGCCCTAAAGGCGAGCTCCCCCGAGGCCACCGCGCGCTCGATCTCGGCGAGGCTCCCGGGATCCACGACGCAGGTGGAGAGGCCGCACCCCAGGCAGTTCCGGCGGAGGAGGGCGATGAAATCCTTGTCGTACTTCCATTCCCAGGCGATGCAGATATCGAGTGTCGTGGTCATCGCGTGTAGCGGCTGCGGGGCGGGGGCGCGCCCTCGGGAGTCAGGTGGCGTCGCGTGTCCCCAGCGTGTTGAGTGTTTCGATCTCGCGGGGGCTCAGATACGAGCGGGCCTCCGGCGCGAGGGGGCGGCCTGTCTCCCTCACCCGGCGGACGAGGTCGCGGTAGACGGCGGTGAGGCCGATCTCGCAGTTGTACGAATTCCCGGCCCTCAAGAGGATCCCCTTCTTGTAGTGCCTGACCGCCTCCTCGATGCGGCCGCTCTGGAAGCAGCAGCGCCCGAGGTAGGCGTAGGCGAGGGCGAGCTTGAAATCTTTGTGCTTGCTCCTGAGGAGCGAAAGATTCTCCTCCATGAAACGCGCCACCGGCTGCAGGAGATCGATCGCCTTGTCGTAATCCCCCTTCCGGTCCGCGTAGTGTGTCGCCTTGTCGAACGCCCTGAGGAACCAGCCGTACCGGTCGTTGAAGACGCGCAGGAACCTCTCCGGCGGGAGGGGGAAGATCCTCCCCGCCCCGTCGGGCGCCGGGGCGGTCGGGGCGCCGCAGTCGGGACACGCCTCGGCGGCACGGTCCGCGAGCGTCCCGCACGAAGGGCAGACCATCCGGGCGTCCGAGACGGGATCCGCCTGCATCCGCTCCGCCGACTCCGTCTCCTCGTGCAGGAGGAGGTGGATCCGGCCCTGTATCCCCTCGAGGTAGTCGGGGCCCTCCTCCGCCGTCCGGGGGGGCGCCTCGTGCGGGGGTGCCGTCTTCTCGGGCAAGGCGGGGAGGGCGAGCTCGAGCTCGTCGAGTCTCCTCCGAAAGTCGTCAAGCTCCTTCCCCAGCGCCTCGACCCGCTCCCTGAACTCCGCGAGGCGGGCAAGACAGGCGCGCCGCGCCCCCTGCGCCTCCGGTGCCGCGGAGGCGGATTCCCCGTCGCCGCGCGCGCGCTGCCTGTCAATCTCCATGGGACCCCCTCCGGGCGCGGCCGTGTTTGAAGGATGCGCCGCGTCGCCGGACGGCCGCGGCCGTTACTGTACGATGACCTGCGCCTGGGCGTAGTACTGGTACACCGCGTTCTCGATCGCCGGCCGCGCGCCCTTGGGCACGAACCCCGCGGTCACCGTGTAGGTTCCCGATATCCCCCGCGGGATCCGGGGGAGCGAAAAGAGGGTGCCCTCGTAGGCGAAATCGAGGCCGTACATCTTCCTGGCCATCGGCCGTATCCCGGAAACGAGCTCCATCGGCCGGCCGAGGACGAACGAGTAGGTCCCCGCGGGGCCGGAGATGACGCCGTACGCGTCGACGATGAAGCCGAGCGGCTGGATCTGCACGCGGACGCTGAACGGCTCCCCTGCGCTGGCCGAGTGGCTGCTGAGGAAAAGGCGGAAACGCGGCGTCGGCACGGGCGTCGGCGACGGGGAGGGGGTCGGGGTGGGCGAGGGGCCGAACGTGGGCGTGGGCGGCGGAGGGCCGCCGCCGAAGACGTATAGGCACCTGTCGAGGGAACCGACGCTCACCCTGCTGTCGGCCCAGATCACGGGGGAGGAGGAGACGGCGTCGGAGGCCTTGTAGCTCCACGCGAGGACGCCGGAGGAGGCGATCGCGTAGATGAACGCCCCGTCGCAGCCGAAGTAGACCATGCCGTCCGAGGAGAGGGCGGGGGAGGAGTTGATCTCGAGGGAGGCGGTGTACGACCAGCGCAGGGCCCCCTTCGAGTCGAGCGCGTAGAGGATCTTGTCCTTCGACCCGATCCAGATATCCCCCGAGGCGGCGATCGCGGGCGAGGAGTCCACGAGCCCGGCGGTCTGGTAGCTCCAGGAGAAGCCGCCCGAGGAGGAGACCGAATAGACCCGGTGATCGTGCGCCCCGAAGACCAGGCTGCCGTCGGGCGCGATCGCGGGGGAGGAGTTGATGCCGCCGTACTCGGAGCTGAAGGACCAGACGAGGGTCCCGACGCTGTTGAGCGCGTAGAAGACGCTGATGGCGGCGCCGTAGTGGATCGTGCCGTCGGAGGAGATCGCCGGGGAGGAGTGCACCGCGCCGCTGGAGTAGTAGCTCCAGAGGAATGTCCCGGTGGAGGAGAACGCGTACAGGTTCATGTCGTCGCTGCCGAGCGCGATGAGGCCGTCGTCGGAGATGGCCGGGGAACTCGAGACCGGATCCGCAGCCTGGTAGCTCCAGATGAAGGCGCCGCTTTTCGTCAGGGCGAGGATCCGGGCGCTCTCCGAACCGACGACGATCGAGCCGTCATCGGCGATCGCCGGAGAGGAGGCGACCTTGTCCCCGCACTGGTAGCTCCAGAGGAATGCGCCGGCCGGGGTGAAGGAGTAGAGGCGCGTGTCATCCGACCCCACGTAGAGCTCGCCGTCCGTGCCGAGCGCGACGGAGGAAACGATCCCTTCGCCCGCCTGGTAGCTCCAGGAGAGCGTTCCGTTGAGCGTCCCCTGGCGGCCGCTGAGGCCGGTGCGCCGCGCATCGCGGCGGAACATCGGCCACTCAGAGGCGGCGGGCTGCGCGCTGCAGGCGGAGCTTATGAGGAACGGGAGGGCGGTGACGACAGCGGCGACAAGCGCGGGAGCGACGGCAGCGCGCGGCCTCATAGGCATCCTCCCCTGTGGGCGACGCTATGAGCATAGCACAGCCGCCCCCCCGCACGGAAGGGGGAAGCGCCGCCCTCTGTCCGCGTTCCGTCCTCGCGAATCGGGCCGCGGAGCGGCTCACCGCCCTCCGCGGCCTCTCGTTGCCGCAGCGTGCGGACAACCGTCACGCCGGTCAGAGCTTCTTGAGCAGCCCGGTCCGCTCGTTGAACTCCGTGATCAACGCGTCGATCTCGTCCGCCTGGCCCTGGATCCGGTCCCAGTAGGCCGGGTAGTCGTACCACTGGGCGTTGAGCTCCTTGAGCTCGCGCCCCTGCTGCTCGATCCAGGTGTAGTACTTCAGGTTGTGGACGCGCTTGCGGTCCCAGTACCCGAGCTCGGCCATCCGGTCCGTCGTGACAGCCATCAGACAGCGGTGGTAGTCGCGCGCCGCGTCGAGCTCGGTGTAGGCCCCGAACTGCTCGCGGTACTCCGTGACGCGGCTCCCGTAGAGTTCCATCGAGTCGGTGAGGACCGTCAAGACGACGTCGTGGGCCCCGAGCTCGTACCATTTTGCGAACTTGATGGCGGAGAGGATGTTGCCGACGCCCGAGATCCCGATCAGGTCGAGGCGGTCGATGCACGCCTTCGACACCCCCTGCTTTTTGAGGTACTCGCGGCCGGACGGCTCGTTGAAGAGCCGGATGACGTTCACGCAGTCGTTGTCGTCGGCGGCGATGATCATGTCGGTGTTCCGCATGTTGTGGATCCAGGGGACGTGCTTGTCGCCGATCCCCTCGATCCGGTGCCCGCCGAAGCCGTTGAGGAGGAGCGTCGGGCACTGCCACGCTTCGCCGGCGGCGATCTTGCTGGTCGGGAAGCGCTTCTTGAGGTAGTCGCCGGCGGCGATCGTCCCGGCGGATCCGGTCGTGAGGACAACGCCCGCATACCGGTCGCCGTTCCGCATCTCCTTCTTCAGCACCTCCTCCATCGCGTGGCCGGTGACCTCGTAGTGCCAGAGGTGGTTGCCGAACTCGTCGAACTGATTGAAGATGACGATATCGTCCTTGCGCGTCCTGCGCAGCTCCCAGCACTTGTCGTAGATCTCCTTGACGTTCGACTCGCCGCCGGGCGTGGCGATGACCTCGCCGGCGACCTGCTTCAGCCACTCGAAGCGTTCCTTGCTCATCTCCTCGGGGAGGATGGCGATCGACTCGCAGGCGAGGAGATGGGAGTCGTAGGCCCCGCCGCGGCAGTAGTTGCCGGTGGAGGGCCAGACGGCCTTCTGGGCGGTCGGGTCGAACTGCCCGGTGACGAGGCGCGGGACGAGGCAGCCGAAGCTCGCCCCGACCTTGTGCGCCCCGGTCGGGAACCATTTGCCCACGAGGCAGATGATGCGCGCCTCCGTCCCGGTGAGCTCCTTCGGGAGCTCGAGGTGGTTGACGCCGCCGTAGAGGCCGCCGTTCGCGACCGGTTCGTTTTTCCAGGTGATCCGGAAGAGGTTGACGGAGTCGAAGTCCCAGAGGCCGGTCTTCTTCAGGCGCGCCTTGATCTTGGCGGGGACGCGCGACGGGTCTTTCTGCTCCTTGAAGGTCGGGATGATGATGTTGCGCTCCCTGCAGCGCTGGACCGCCTTCTCCAGCTTCTTCTTGTCGACCTTCAGGTCAATCATGCCGATCATCTCGCCCCTCCGTGTAATGGTGACCGCCCGCCCCTTCTGCGGGGAGGACGCGAAAGCTGATATTAGCACAGGTGCGCCTGATACTCAACATCCATGGCGGCGACTGTCGTTTAAGATTCAAAAGTGCACACCTTTTCAAGGATTTAAGGTTGAAAAGTGCACACCTTTTTAAGGATTTGAGGTTGAAAGGTGCACACCTGGAAAGTGCCATAATCCACGCCACGAAAGGAAGAGGGTATGGCGCGGATCCATGCCGC is a window of Chlamydiota bacterium DNA encoding:
- a CDS encoding sulfate adenylyltransferase subunit 2 gives rise to the protein MDHLSELEHKTIYVVREAYSRFRNIGMLWSIGKDSTSLLWICRKAFFGKVPFPVIHIDTGHKFKEIYAFRDRYAKEWGLDLRVAKNDAALAAGMGPDKGAKLDCCHALKTQALKEFIAREKLDAILLGIRRDEHGIRAKERYFSPRDEKFEWDYQNQPPELWDQFKSSSEGHHHLRVHPILHMTETDIWRYVRREGMPVVDLYFAKGGRRYRSIGCACCCATVESDAETVDAVIREIETTNVSERSGRAQDKEDAYTMQKLRALGYM
- a CDS encoding GTP-binding protein → MAQTRGRENMKIVIVGHMDHGKSTLIGRLLYDTRSLSPDRMEVIRKTCEEMGKPVEFAFVMDHLREERERGMTIDTAQTFFHTARRDYVIIDAPGHKEFMKNMITGASQAETSILIVDVHEGVMEQTRRHAYVLGMLNLRKNILVLNKMDLVGYDKAAFERVRGEIAAFLKRLGIAPSFVIPVSGTGGDNFASPSGKMPWYKGPTLIDALDTLEKDRDLREKPLRMPVQDVYEREAGRIVAGRIESGSLREGDAVRIFPGEERATVAKVLEFGATRASAEAGECIGVLLSGGAAPRRGDLLGALGDPPRLGTAVSANLFWMAAEACAAGERLTLRLGTQETPCRIETIGKRIDSSTLDVIEENARALEETEVGEVLVRTERPVAFELFSDIPELGRFVLERGNDIVAGGIITRPGP
- a CDS encoding pyridoxal-phosphate dependent enzyme, whose product is MIDLKVDKKKLEKAVQRCRERNIIIPTFKEQKDPSRVPAKIKARLKKTGLWDFDSVNLFRITWKNEPVANGGLYGGVNHLELPKELTGTEARIICLVGKWFPTGAHKVGASFGCLVPRLVTGQFDPTAQKAVWPSTGNYCRGGAYDSHLLACESIAILPEEMSKERFEWLKQVAGEVIATPGGESNVKEIYDKCWELRRTRKDDIVIFNQFDEFGNHLWHYEVTGHAMEEVLKKEMRNGDRYAGVVLTTGSAGTIAAGDYLKKRFPTSKIAAGEAWQCPTLLLNGFGGHRIEGIGDKHVPWIHNMRNTDMIIAADDNDCVNVIRLFNEPSGREYLKKQGVSKACIDRLDLIGISGVGNILSAIKFAKWYELGAHDVVLTVLTDSMELYGSRVTEYREQFGAYTELDAARDYHRCLMAVTTDRMAELGYWDRKRVHNLKYYTWIEQQGRELKELNAQWYDYPAYWDRIQGQADEIDALITEFNERTGLLKKL
- a CDS encoding tetratricopeptide repeat protein — protein: MEIDRQRARGDGESASAAPEAQGARRACLARLAEFRERVEALGKELDDFRRRLDELELALPALPEKTAPPHEAPPRTAEEGPDYLEGIQGRIHLLLHEETESAERMQADPVSDARMVCPSCGTLADRAAEACPDCGAPTAPAPDGAGRIFPLPPERFLRVFNDRYGWFLRAFDKATHYADRKGDYDKAIDLLQPVARFMEENLSLLRSKHKDFKLALAYAYLGRCCFQSGRIEEAVRHYKKGILLRAGNSYNCEIGLTAVYRDLVRRVRETGRPLAPEARSYLSPREIETLNTLGTRDAT
- a CDS encoding GDP-mannose dehydrogenase, giving the protein MNANKRLYSISPSGAKFPLPRPEEYPREFARVKKLAAAHRKEKREVVVVMGVGFVGAVMAAIVADSRGKGGRPSKFVIGMQRPSVRSYWKIPLLNRGVPPVEAEDPEVARIIRRCVLETKTLVATWVYDVLSLADVVVVDVQCDYAKYALGDVRKGWADIAALEESLEIIARHIRPETLVLIETTVPPGTTEQVAYPIMRKTFRKRGIASDPLLAHSYERVMPGKEYVASIRDFWRVCSGINPRARERVVRFLNEILNTKRYPLTVLDRPIESETAKIVENSYRAACLAFLDEWSLFAERNGVDLVKVINAIKVRPTHSNIIFPGPGIGGYCLPKDGGLGMWAYRHILGFEDEIFKITPLAIDINDTRGLHAAQITRDALRNMNRPVAAAEILLLGASYREDVGDTRYSGSEIIARRLSEMGAEIRVHDPYVRSWPELEKQESYPGKGHGKKGFFRGQNRLAEVRVCSDLEKGLSGADAVIFAVRHAPYLRLDPDEVVRMIGGAAAIIDCFGMLDDAKIKRYFELGCEVKGLGRGHIQRIKDEVRRERR
- a CDS encoding PQQ-binding-like beta-propeller repeat protein — encoded protein: MRPRAAVAPALVAAVVTALPFLISSACSAQPAASEWPMFRRDARRTGLSGRQGTLNGTLSWSYQAGEGIVSSVALGTDGELYVGSDDTRLYSFTPAGAFLWSYQCGDKVASSPAIADDGSIVVGSESARILALTKSGAFIWSYQAADPVSSSPAISDDGLIALGSDDMNLYAFSSTGTFLWSYYSSGAVHSSPAISSDGTIHYGAAISVFYALNSVGTLVWSFSSEYGGINSSPAIAPDGSLVFGAHDHRVYSVSSSGGFSWSYQTAGLVDSSPAIAASGDIWIGSKDKILYALDSKGALRWSYTASLEINSSPALSSDGMVYFGCDGAFIYAIASSGVLAWSYKASDAVSSSPVIWADSRVSVGSLDRCLYVFGGGPPPPTPTFGPSPTPTPSPSPTPVPTPRFRLFLSSHSASAGEPFSVRVQIQPLGFIVDAYGVISGPAGTYSFVLGRPMELVSGIRPMARKMYGLDFAYEGTLFSLPRIPRGISGTYTVTAGFVPKGARPAIENAVYQYYAQAQVIVQ